Proteins encoded by one window of Anopheles maculipalpis chromosome 2RL, idAnoMacuDA_375_x, whole genome shotgun sequence:
- the LOC126558506 gene encoding protein Mo25-like, with protein sequence MPLFGLFQRTPQELVKTLKEAVNALERGDKKPEKAQEEVSKHLVLVKNMLYGTSDAEPQSEIVLSQLTSELYSTDLLVLLVQNLINIDFEGKKDVVQIFNNVIRRQIGARSPTVEHICTKPEILITLMAGYEHREIALNCGKMLRECARYKPLAKIMLHTEEFYNFFHYVQSYTFDVASDAFYTFKELLTQHPTLSATFLEQHYDKVFGHYEQLLISENYMTRRQSLKLLGEILLESHNFTVMTKYITNPTNLKLIMNLLKDKSHNIQFEAFHVFKAFVANPDKPKPIMVILLRNQERLIEFLTHFQTDRSEDEQFNDERSYLIKEIQELKPATD encoded by the coding sequence ATGCCGCTGTTCGGCTTGTTCCAGAGAACTCCCCAAGAGCTTGTGAAAACACTAAAAGAAGCCGTCAACGCCCTAGAGCGCGGTGATAAGAAGCCGGAAAAAGCGCAGGAAGAAGTGAGCAAACATTTGGTGCTAGTGAAAAATATGCTCTACGGTACCTCGGACGCAGAGCCTCAATCCGAAATTGTCCTATCCCAGCTAACCAGCGAGCTGTACAGTACCGACCTTTTGGTGCTGCTGGTACAGAACCTCATAAACATCGACTTCGAGGGCAAGAAGGATGTGGTTCAAATCTTCAACAACGTGATCCGGCGACAGATTGGAGCACGCTCGCCGACGGTGGAACACATTTGCACAAAACCGGAAATTTTGATCACCCTGATGGCCGGCTACGAACATCGCGAGATCGCCCTCAACTGTGGTAAGATGTTGCGAGAGTGTGCCCGGTATAAGCCGCTTGCCAAAATAATGCTCCACACGGAGGAGTTTTACAACTTTTTCCACTACGTCCAAAGTTATACGTTCGATGTCGCATCTGATGCGTTTTATACGTTTAAAGAACTGCTCACTCAGCATCCTACGCTGAGCGCCACATTTCTTGAGCAGCATTACGACAAAGTGTTCGGTCACTACGAGCAACTACTCATTTCGGAAAACTATATGACTCGACGACAGAGCCTCAAACTGCTCGGTGAAATATTGCTCGAGTCGCATAACTTTACGGTGATGACGAAGTACATCACCAATCCGACCAATTTGAAGTTGATTATGAACCTGCTCAAGGATAAATCGCACAATATACAGTTTGAAGCGTTCCACGTGTTTAAGGCGTTTGTCGCCAATCCGGATAAACCAAAACCGATCATGGTGATTCTGCTGCGCAACCAAGAAAGGCTGATCGAGTTCTTAACCCACTTCCAAACCGACCGCTCGGAAGACGAGCAATTCAATGACGAACGGTCTTATTTGATCAAGGAGATACAGGAGCTTAAACCTGCCACTGATTAA